A DNA window from Armatimonadota bacterium contains the following coding sequences:
- a CDS encoding alcohol dehydrogenase catalytic domain-containing protein — protein sequence MGDMVQCPVFVGGGRIEYIERPAPIPGPGELLIRVEANALCGSERGQFYDGCRTTPGHEAAGVVTAVGEGATVPVGTHGVVFLMVYCGECRNCRQGFTNQCLNKQGDMGFSRDGGYGPYEIVPERLFFPTGPDLYGAEATLLLDIVGTGSHAIERGRLVQPLVESVLVMGAGPIGLGVLAMCRIVLGHEVPVHITDVASYRLSLAEELGGIPVDLRSRTVESALSSHAAPDLAIDTSGKQAARQSAFEAVAKRGILVCVGHGEGLSLDVSSQLIGPERAVLGSEYFRFNEMPANLERLRANREYLSRIITHRFPVERLEEAFTTFFAGQTGKVVVEQ from the coding sequence ATGGGCGATATGGTGCAGTGTCCGGTTTTTGTCGGCGGAGGCAGGATCGAATACATTGAAAGACCGGCGCCGATCCCCGGCCCGGGGGAACTCCTGATCCGAGTAGAAGCAAACGCACTGTGCGGATCCGAGCGGGGCCAATTCTACGATGGCTGCCGGACGACCCCCGGACACGAAGCCGCGGGCGTTGTTACTGCTGTCGGAGAGGGCGCCACGGTGCCTGTCGGCACACACGGAGTGGTGTTTCTTATGGTGTACTGCGGCGAGTGCCGCAACTGTCGGCAGGGCTTCACCAACCAATGCCTCAACAAACAGGGCGACATGGGCTTCAGCCGAGACGGCGGATACGGTCCGTACGAGATCGTGCCGGAGCGCCTGTTCTTTCCCACCGGGCCGGACCTGTACGGCGCGGAGGCTACGCTTCTCCTGGACATTGTGGGTACCGGCTCACACGCGATAGAGCGCGGGCGATTGGTTCAGCCGTTGGTGGAATCGGTCCTCGTGATGGGAGCCGGGCCGATCGGGCTCGGTGTGCTGGCGATGTGCAGGATCGTTCTCGGGCACGAAGTGCCCGTTCATATTACGGACGTCGCATCGTATCGCCTGTCTCTCGCGGAGGAGTTGGGCGGCATTCCTGTTGACCTGCGTTCGCGGACGGTCGAAAGCGCCCTTTCGAGTCACGCGGCGCCGGATCTGGCAATCGATACGAGTGGTAAGCAGGCTGCCAGGCAGTCGGCGTTCGAAGCGGTCGCCAAACGTGGCATTCTGGTCTGCGTTGGGCACGGCGAGGGGTTGTCACTCGATGTCTCGAGTCAGTTGATCGGGCCCGAGAGGGCTGTGCTGGGCAGCGAATACTTCCGGTTCAACGAAATGCCGGCCAACCTGGAAAGGCTTCGCGCCAACCGCGAGTACCTCTCCCGGATCATCACGCACCGATTTCCGGTCGAGCGGCTCGAAGAGGCGTTCACGACCTTCTTCGCCGGCCAGACAGGAAAGGTGGTCGTGGAACAATGA
- a CDS encoding Gfo/Idh/MocA family oxidoreductase: MKDAKVRVTIIGAGGWGYQHARVFSAHPDVELCGIAGRSAERTQHRAAEFGTTAYLDIDEMLECESPDLVSVCLPNQAHFEPTLHVIQRGFALLVEKPLVFDLSEADTLLAEAEQRNLFFAINFNHRYARPVRMAKSAIDEGRLGDIVFAHWRFGGDGSSDHPHANLIETQCHGIDMLEHLCGPIESVAAQMTDMTGGGFRTLALALRFAHGAVGTLLGSYDSSYAYRDTHVLEVNGTQGRLLIEETVRRYTYQKAGNETAEIWEAGYFNDRDREFHRTFDAHLDAVIAAFRAGNQPPVHARAGRRALAVAHAAIRSFETGQRVQVP, translated from the coding sequence ATGAAAGACGCAAAAGTGCGAGTCACCATCATAGGCGCCGGCGGCTGGGGCTACCAGCATGCCCGTGTGTTTTCGGCCCACCCGGACGTGGAATTGTGCGGTATTGCCGGAAGGTCGGCGGAACGCACACAGCATCGCGCGGCCGAGTTTGGGACCACGGCGTATCTTGACATCGATGAAATGCTTGAATGCGAAAGCCCGGACCTGGTCAGCGTCTGCCTGCCAAACCAGGCGCATTTCGAGCCGACACTCCATGTCATCCAGCGTGGATTTGCGCTGCTTGTCGAGAAACCGCTGGTGTTCGACCTCTCGGAAGCCGATACGCTGCTGGCCGAGGCGGAACAGCGCAACCTGTTCTTCGCGATCAACTTCAACCACCGTTACGCTCGACCGGTTCGGATGGCGAAGTCGGCCATCGATGAAGGACGGCTCGGTGACATCGTCTTCGCGCACTGGCGCTTCGGAGGAGACGGCAGCAGCGATCACCCGCACGCCAATCTCATCGAAACGCAATGCCATGGAATCGACATGCTGGAGCACCTGTGCGGGCCTATCGAATCGGTGGCGGCGCAGATGACGGACATGACCGGAGGCGGGTTCCGCACCCTCGCCCTGGCGCTCCGCTTTGCACATGGCGCCGTGGGCACGCTTCTGGGTTCGTACGACTCCTCATATGCATATCGCGACACACATGTGCTGGAGGTCAACGGCACCCAAGGCAGGCTGTTGATCGAGGAGACGGTACGCCGGTACACGTATCAGAAAGCTGGGAACGAGACTGCCGAAATCTGGGAAGCGGGATACTTCAACGATCGCGACCGCGAGTTCCACCGTACGTTTGACGCGCACCTGGATGCGGTCATTGCGGCGTTTCGCGCCGGCAACCAACCGCCCGTCCACGCCCGCGCCGGCCGCCGCGCCCTCGCCGTAGCCCATGCAGCCATCCGATCTTTCGAAACGGGGCAGCGCGTCCAGGTTCCGTGA
- a CDS encoding family 10 glycosylhydrolase, which produces MLVSRRLRIALFLSLLACCHQAGAQTPEYRASWVDAFHPGFMSQDELTSTIGNLRAGNVNVFVPEVYVNSGYQHIYWSPTPAEYPSLGSPGTIVSNGVSIKCDLSSEAETNSGGSYDALGESIAQCHDTTGGKARLDVWAWMVAFRSAGAIRVNHPEWITVNGGGLSSTDFDAGHPGSEQQLVNNCMDIVKHYDVDGLNFDYIRLSNANDGFNAISVRRYNAIKGKSGTPTTDDAEFKQWRRDQITNVIRKIYLSVIAIKPNVKISADTIMWSPSPARPFVGDPNPLQTWRTNFESTSAAFTSVLQDWRSWMEEGILDIAMPMAYLYECSYRTTFDKWCDFTKDNQFGRQCVIGTGGYLNLLPDNLAQYARTRQPSSTMGKYGAGQNNYSYAYPYASLCGKSTASVADPVGWFNALKADLYAQPAVVPALPRLTNGKGHIKGTVVSSLVASPGWVDGATVYLSAKADGSNPVRTMQTDGTGFYGFVDVPPGSYYVKVHAANHEDQIQAVSVTSAAVSTVDFTLAGPLPATQLAFSVQPGGAATSVAFTRQPVVVARDSAGSLISGFNGPVTLAIKSGAGAPDAALVGTATVNAVNGVASFSGLSINRPGSDYALTASSGSLASADSSVFQVAVVPTLLVFSRQPGGASTGVPFTTQPTVAAMDVFGNVATGFSRPVTLQIKAGTGAAGAALNGAFSRSAVGGVAAFSDLSISKAGAGYVLTAAATGLSSGESDAFAVAVVPTRLAFSAYPSGAVIGQPLAPRPVVVATDDDGNTALSFSGPVTLSIAAGTGVPGAALDGTLTVNALSGVATFDGLTIDKVGFAYRLHAVSGSLIATDSYAFDIRTSATRLALTAQPGGARAGRPFARQPVVVALNVSGEIATDYNGPLYVEIKQGAGSSTAWLDGTVSIAMAGGIGAFTDLAINEPATGYVLTMSSPPLPNVDSAAFEVVSSGPYTFAEVIRTLTIAGGLVSATDGDITRLDVDGAGRVDLLDATRITRKAAGLETNP; this is translated from the coding sequence ATGCTGGTCAGCCGTCGACTGCGGATCGCACTTTTCCTATCTCTCCTCGCCTGTTGTCACCAGGCGGGCGCCCAAACCCCCGAATACCGCGCGTCCTGGGTAGACGCCTTCCATCCCGGCTTTATGTCGCAGGACGAACTGACCAGCACGATCGGCAACCTCCGAGCCGGAAACGTCAATGTCTTCGTGCCGGAGGTGTACGTCAACAGCGGGTACCAACATATCTACTGGAGTCCAACCCCGGCTGAATATCCCAGCCTTGGTTCCCCTGGTACGATTGTATCGAACGGGGTGTCGATCAAATGCGATCTGAGCAGCGAGGCGGAAACCAATTCAGGCGGTAGTTATGACGCCCTGGGTGAGTCTATCGCGCAGTGCCACGATACCACGGGTGGGAAAGCCCGCCTGGACGTCTGGGCCTGGATGGTTGCGTTCCGCTCCGCCGGCGCGATACGGGTGAACCATCCGGAGTGGATCACAGTAAATGGTGGCGGGCTTTCGTCAACCGACTTTGATGCGGGACATCCCGGTTCCGAGCAGCAACTCGTGAATAACTGTATGGACATCGTTAAGCACTACGATGTCGATGGGCTCAACTTCGATTACATCAGGCTGTCGAATGCGAACGATGGTTTCAACGCCATAAGCGTTCGGCGATACAACGCCATAAAGGGCAAGAGCGGGACGCCGACAACCGATGATGCTGAGTTCAAGCAGTGGCGCCGCGATCAGATCACCAACGTGATCCGCAAGATCTACCTGAGCGTGATCGCGATCAAGCCGAACGTGAAGATCAGCGCGGACACCATTATGTGGTCTCCCAGCCCCGCCAGGCCTTTCGTCGGCGATCCGAACCCGCTGCAGACGTGGAGGACCAACTTCGAATCCACGTCGGCCGCGTTTACCAGCGTGCTGCAGGACTGGCGTTCCTGGATGGAAGAGGGCATTCTGGATATCGCGATGCCCATGGCCTACCTCTACGAGTGCAGTTACAGGACTACGTTTGACAAGTGGTGCGATTTCACCAAGGACAACCAGTTCGGCCGTCAGTGTGTTATTGGGACTGGCGGGTACCTGAATCTCCTCCCGGACAACCTGGCACAGTACGCGCGCACGCGGCAGCCCAGCTCAACGATGGGGAAGTACGGGGCAGGCCAGAACAACTACTCGTATGCATACCCCTATGCGAGTCTCTGCGGGAAGTCAACCGCATCCGTGGCCGACCCAGTGGGCTGGTTCAACGCCCTCAAGGCCGATTTGTATGCGCAACCGGCTGTGGTCCCAGCGCTGCCCCGCCTTACCAACGGTAAGGGGCACATCAAGGGAACGGTGGTAAGTTCGCTGGTGGCTTCACCTGGCTGGGTTGACGGCGCCACAGTGTACCTGTCCGCCAAAGCAGACGGTTCAAATCCCGTGAGGACCATGCAGACAGACGGTACGGGATTCTACGGCTTTGTGGATGTGCCGCCCGGCTCTTACTACGTAAAGGTCCACGCCGCAAACCATGAGGATCAGATCCAAGCGGTCTCCGTGACATCTGCGGCCGTGTCCACCGTAGACTTCACTCTCGCCGGGCCGCTTCCCGCAACGCAACTGGCCTTCAGCGTTCAGCCGGGTGGCGCGGCCACATCCGTTGCGTTCACCAGGCAGCCGGTAGTCGTGGCCAGGGACTCCGCGGGAAGCCTTATCAGCGGGTTCAACGGACCGGTTACACTCGCGATCAAATCCGGAGCCGGCGCACCGGACGCCGCTCTTGTTGGGACGGCTACTGTGAACGCCGTGAACGGAGTCGCATCGTTCTCCGGCCTCTCCATCAACAGGCCGGGATCGGATTACGCGCTGACGGCTTCGTCCGGAAGTCTCGCGTCTGCAGACAGCAGTGTTTTCCAGGTTGCAGTGGTGCCGACTCTCCTGGTATTCAGCCGGCAGCCAGGCGGCGCTTCTACCGGAGTTCCGTTCACAACCCAGCCTACAGTGGCGGCAATGGATGTGTTCGGCAATGTGGCGACGGGTTTCTCCCGGCCCGTTACGCTTCAGATCAAGGCCGGGACCGGAGCTGCCGGAGCCGCCCTGAATGGCGCCTTTTCACGGTCCGCCGTAGGCGGTGTAGCAGCTTTCAGCGACCTGTCGATCAGCAAAGCGGGCGCCGGATATGTGCTCACGGCTGCCGCCACGGGTTTGTCGTCCGGCGAGAGCGATGCTTTTGCCGTGGCGGTCGTCCCCACGCGCCTGGCGTTCTCGGCGTATCCCTCCGGAGCTGTCATCGGGCAGCCGCTGGCGCCACGTCCGGTCGTCGTCGCGACCGATGACGACGGCAACACGGCTCTCTCGTTCAGCGGACCGGTGACGCTGTCGATCGCGGCGGGCACCGGTGTTCCGGGCGCGGCGCTCGATGGAACCCTTACCGTGAACGCATTGAGCGGAGTTGCCACGTTCGACGGCCTAACAATCGACAAGGTGGGCTTCGCATACCGCCTGCACGCTGTGAGCGGTTCGTTGATCGCAACGGATTCGTACGCGTTCGATATTCGCACGTCCGCGACGAGGTTGGCTCTTACCGCGCAGCCCGGTGGCGCCAGGGCCGGGCGTCCGTTCGCCCGCCAGCCGGTTGTGGTAGCCCTGAACGTGTCCGGCGAAATCGCGACGGACTACAATGGCCCCTTGTACGTCGAAATCAAACAAGGCGCCGGCTCCAGTACAGCCTGGCTGGACGGTACCGTCTCGATCGCCATGGCCGGAGGCATCGGCGCCTTCACGGACCTGGCCATAAACGAGCCGGCGACAGGATACGTGCTCACCATGAGCAGTCCGCCGCTACCGAACGTTGATAGCGCCGCTTTCGAAGTCGTCAGTAGCGGTCCCTACACTTTCGCCGAGGTGATCCGCACACTGACCATCGCCGGCGGCCTCGTTTCGGCCACGGACGGAGACATTACTCGGCTTGATGTGGATGGCGCGGGACGGGTTGACCTGCTGGATGCGACCCGCATCACCCGCAAGGCGGCGGGCCTCGAAACGAACCCCTAG
- a CDS encoding uroporphyrinogen decarboxylase family protein: MTSRERVLTAMRRQAPDRVPHEIGISLTPQKYEEFRTRTGQEDAAAYFGCDTRPVGILRTSHPLDHAKYHTDSPPGTTWDEWGIGYLKTRSDAPEHAHLQAFVHPMMKLSSDADAASYPLPDVEADYRYADLPGRIASIQGEGHAAMASSECSIFEIAWYMRSMELLLLDFVENPGFAETLLDRITAKREIQAARYSALGVDVIRLGDDVASQHGMMMSVPMWRRWLKPRLARIIAAAKAARPDVLVFYHTDGNATAIVPDLIEIGLDILNPIQSECMDPACLKREFGRDLAFWGTIGTQSTLPFGTPEDVRAEVKLRMETVGVGGGLLLAPTHMIEPEVPWENIVAAVDAVNEFGWYR; the protein is encoded by the coding sequence ATGACGAGCAGAGAGCGAGTACTGACGGCGATGCGGCGCCAGGCGCCGGATCGCGTGCCGCACGAGATCGGCATCAGCCTCACGCCGCAGAAATATGAGGAGTTCCGCACGCGGACCGGCCAAGAGGATGCCGCGGCCTATTTCGGCTGTGACACGCGTCCAGTGGGAATCCTTAGGACTTCCCACCCGCTTGACCACGCCAAGTACCACACCGATTCGCCTCCGGGAACGACGTGGGATGAGTGGGGCATCGGATATCTGAAGACCCGGAGCGACGCGCCGGAACACGCCCACCTCCAGGCGTTCGTTCACCCGATGATGAAACTGAGCAGCGATGCCGATGCCGCATCGTATCCCCTGCCCGACGTCGAGGCAGACTACCGATACGCAGACCTCCCCGGCCGCATCGCGTCGATCCAGGGTGAAGGCCATGCGGCGATGGCGTCTTCAGAGTGTTCTATCTTCGAGATTGCCTGGTATATGCGCTCAATGGAACTGCTGCTGCTGGATTTCGTTGAGAACCCCGGCTTCGCGGAAACGCTCCTGGATCGGATTACGGCGAAACGCGAGATACAAGCTGCCCGGTATTCGGCGCTCGGCGTTGATGTGATCCGCCTCGGAGATGACGTGGCTTCCCAGCACGGGATGATGATGAGCGTTCCGATGTGGCGTCGCTGGCTGAAACCGCGCCTGGCTCGCATCATCGCTGCCGCGAAGGCGGCGCGCCCGGACGTCCTGGTTTTCTACCACACCGACGGAAACGCGACCGCCATCGTCCCAGACCTCATCGAGATCGGTCTCGACATCCTGAATCCCATCCAGAGCGAGTGCATGGACCCCGCTTGCCTCAAGCGTGAATTCGGGCGAGACCTGGCCTTCTGGGGCACCATCGGCACGCAGAGCACGCTGCCGTTCGGGACTCCGGAGGATGTTCGCGCCGAGGTCAAGCTGCGCATGGAGACGGTTGGCGTGGGCGGCGGACTGCTGTTGGCGCCAACGCACATGATCGAACCGGAAGTCCCCTGGGAGAACATTGTGGCCGCCGTGGACGCCGTGAACGAGTTCGGCTGGTACCGCTAG
- the glpK gene encoding glycerol kinase GlpK, with product MPDFIAAIDQGTTSTRCIIFDHGARIAGLAQREHHQIMPRAGWVEHDPVEILSNVDTVIREALAAAGIGTGDLAAAGITNQRETTVAWNRRTGKPLCNAIVWQDTRTDAICDALAGSVGQDRLRSQTGLPLATYFAGPKMRWMWDNVPAVAEAANRGELAFGTVDSWLVWHLTGGTFITDVTNASRTLLMDLQTLDWDHGLLSEMGLSRDWLPDIRSSSDVYGTGTGILEGVPVASALGDQQAALVGQTCFQPGEAKNTYGTGSFLLMNTGTEPVVSRCGLITTVGYRFGDAPPAYCLEGSVAVTGALVQWLRDNLGLIRSAAEVEDLANTVADNGGVYIVPAFSGLFAPHWRSDARGVIVGLTRYANKGHIARAALEATAYQTREVAEAMEEDSGIRLKALRVDGGMVRNSTLMQFQADMLNVPVERPKMWETTALGAAYAAGLAVGFWRTQDELRANTVIDSTWTPAMDAAARERLYRDWKRAVERSLNWVETNTG from the coding sequence ATGCCTGATTTCATTGCGGCGATAGACCAGGGGACCACGAGCACGCGGTGCATCATCTTCGATCACGGCGCCCGCATCGCCGGTCTTGCACAGCGCGAACACCACCAGATCATGCCTCGGGCCGGCTGGGTGGAGCACGATCCGGTCGAGATCCTCTCGAACGTGGACACTGTCATCCGCGAAGCGCTTGCGGCGGCGGGCATCGGGACCGGCGACCTGGCCGCGGCGGGCATCACCAACCAGCGGGAAACGACGGTCGCCTGGAACCGGCGCACCGGCAAGCCGCTGTGCAACGCCATCGTCTGGCAGGACACGCGGACGGACGCAATCTGTGATGCACTGGCCGGCAGTGTTGGCCAGGATCGCCTCCGGTCTCAGACCGGATTGCCGCTGGCGACGTACTTCGCAGGCCCAAAGATGCGCTGGATGTGGGACAACGTGCCGGCTGTGGCCGAAGCTGCGAATCGCGGCGAACTGGCCTTCGGAACCGTGGACTCCTGGCTCGTCTGGCATCTCACAGGCGGCACGTTCATCACGGACGTGACCAACGCATCGCGAACGCTTCTGATGGACCTTCAGACCCTCGACTGGGATCACGGTCTCCTCTCGGAAATGGGCCTCTCCCGCGACTGGCTGCCCGATATACGGTCGTCCAGCGATGTGTACGGTACGGGTACCGGCATCCTGGAGGGAGTTCCCGTGGCGAGCGCGTTGGGCGATCAGCAGGCGGCGCTCGTGGGGCAAACCTGCTTTCAGCCCGGTGAAGCGAAGAACACCTACGGTACCGGCTCGTTCCTGCTGATGAACACGGGTACGGAGCCCGTTGTGTCCCGGTGCGGGCTGATCACAACCGTCGGCTACCGGTTCGGAGACGCGCCGCCAGCCTATTGCCTCGAGGGCTCCGTTGCGGTAACGGGCGCGCTGGTCCAATGGCTTCGCGACAACCTCGGCCTTATTCGGAGCGCCGCCGAAGTGGAGGATCTGGCCAATACGGTGGCGGACAATGGGGGCGTGTACATAGTGCCCGCGTTCTCCGGGCTGTTCGCGCCGCACTGGCGCAGCGACGCGCGCGGCGTAATCGTTGGACTCACACGTTACGCCAACAAGGGCCACATCGCCCGCGCGGCCCTGGAGGCCACCGCCTATCAGACCCGGGAGGTTGCAGAAGCGATGGAGGAGGACTCCGGCATCAGGCTGAAGGCGCTACGCGTTGACGGCGGAATGGTTCGAAACTCCACGCTGATGCAGTTCCAGGCGGACATGCTTAACGTTCCGGTGGAGCGGCCCAAGATGTGGGAGACAACCGCGCTGGGCGCCGCCTACGCCGCCGGTCTGGCGGTCGGTTTCTGGCGCACGCAGGACGAGCTGCGGGCCAACACGGTGATAGACAGTACGTGGACGCCGGCAATGGACGCCGCGGCCCGCGAGCGCCTTTACCGCGACTGGAAACGCGCGGTGGAACGTTCACTGAATTGGGTGGAGACGAACACAGGATGA
- a CDS encoding glycerol-3-phosphate dehydrogenase/oxidase, whose translation MDRDEALRHLNEPFDVLIIGGGATGLGMAVDSASRGYSTALVEAGDFAQGASSRSTKLAHGGVRYLRLGHISLVREALRERRLMMRNAPHLVHETRFLVPTTSVWERLYYAVGLKLYDALAGRLNLTPSRVVDARTTHELAPTLSFKDSSGGIVYSDAQFNDSRYAMSLARTAHDSGAVLVNYAPVTALTHDNGKVCGAQVTDLESGQTHTVRAKAVVNATGVQTDTVRCMDHADAPPMVRASQGIHVVLDRSFLPGETAIMVPKTSDGRVFFLIPWEGRVLAGTTDTPVDINGNEPTALEEEVEFVLFHAGQYLTRKPQRSDVLSVFAGLRPLVKDGAANTAKMSRDHTILVSDSGLVTITGGKWTTYRRMAEEAVTRAAATAGLPARKCVTESLTLHGAAGTNTPWREFSATDEEITAFEIRYPGCLHPRMPYSNAMAAYVIVNEMPLHLADVLSRRLRALLLDARAAVESAPRVAALMAEIQGRDSGWVERELAGFASLTQHYMLSPETPDA comes from the coding sequence ATGGATCGTGACGAAGCGCTGCGCCATCTCAACGAACCGTTCGATGTCCTGATCATCGGCGGCGGCGCCACCGGGCTGGGGATGGCGGTCGATAGCGCATCCCGCGGATACTCCACGGCACTGGTGGAGGCCGGCGATTTCGCGCAGGGGGCCAGTTCGCGCAGCACGAAACTGGCGCACGGCGGCGTGCGCTATCTCCGCCTGGGCCACATCAGCCTCGTCCGAGAAGCGCTGCGCGAGCGCCGGTTGATGATGCGCAATGCGCCTCACCTCGTCCACGAGACGCGCTTCCTGGTTCCAACAACGTCAGTTTGGGAGCGCCTCTACTATGCCGTTGGCCTCAAGCTCTACGATGCGCTAGCCGGACGGCTGAACCTGACGCCTTCCCGCGTCGTGGACGCCCGCACCACTCATGAACTGGCTCCAACGCTTTCATTCAAGGACTCCTCCGGCGGAATCGTGTACAGCGACGCCCAGTTCAACGACTCCCGGTACGCCATGAGCCTGGCGCGCACGGCGCACGATTCGGGTGCGGTGCTGGTCAACTATGCCCCCGTGACCGCGCTGACTCACGACAACGGAAAGGTGTGCGGCGCCCAGGTCACGGATCTGGAATCGGGCCAAACGCACACCGTCCGCGCGAAGGCCGTGGTAAATGCGACCGGCGTTCAAACGGATACCGTGCGCTGCATGGACCACGCGGACGCGCCGCCGATGGTCAGGGCGAGCCAGGGCATTCACGTGGTTCTGGACCGGTCGTTCCTGCCGGGCGAAACCGCCATCATGGTACCCAAGACGTCGGACGGGCGCGTGTTCTTCCTCATCCCCTGGGAGGGCCGGGTGCTGGCCGGAACCACGGACACACCGGTGGATATCAACGGCAATGAGCCAACCGCGCTGGAAGAGGAGGTGGAATTCGTGCTCTTCCACGCCGGCCAATACCTCACCCGCAAGCCGCAACGCTCCGACGTACTGTCCGTGTTCGCCGGTCTGCGCCCGCTGGTGAAGGATGGCGCCGCGAACACAGCGAAAATGAGCCGCGACCACACGATACTCGTGAGCGATTCCGGCCTTGTTACCATCACCGGCGGCAAATGGACCACCTACCGGAGGATGGCCGAGGAAGCCGTGACCCGCGCCGCTGCGACGGCCGGCCTACCGGCACGGAAATGCGTAACCGAATCGCTGACGCTCCACGGAGCGGCCGGTACCAACACTCCGTGGCGGGAGTTCAGCGCGACAGACGAGGAGATCACCGCGTTCGAGATCCGCTACCCCGGCTGCCTCCACCCGCGGATGCCGTACAGCAACGCCATGGCGGCTTACGTCATCGTGAACGAAATGCCTCTACACCTCGCCGACGTGCTGTCCCGCCGGCTCCGCGCGCTCCTGCTGGACGCCCGTGCCGCGGTGGAATCCGCGCCGCGGGTCGCCGCACTGATGGCTGAGATTCAAGGGCGTGACAGCGGCTGGGTTGAACGGGAACTGGCCGGGTTCGCCAGCCTCACACAGCACTATATGCTATCACCGGAGACACCTGATGCCTGA
- a CDS encoding tetratricopeptide repeat protein, protein MSWRKALLAIACTPLCAVYCNADPIDAQLDSVRNVLAKGDSAAALVALDQVVNPTPAQLLRARYYHAYVRYQQKDRAAAEAELMALLPRADGPLSDRAAFVALGGAYGEKASALLGAVYNESGRFDLLIPLYRTMQMDYPTNAEWPYVEADALFATGRYSEAAARYRKCVNERPDYARAKDARFRVIESLRSAQRYQEAYDAISDIPLTDIDSEIRAAALKAELLAKYLHKDYDLALEICTSMVAKYPDDPSIFHCRCQLACLYLTDLPPGRRDYAKARGMLEQIIRDYPKDAMVFEMKLGIANAYFYEGNMAKAIAEYRALLAAYPDNYPKDNWHAFTRFMMACAYRAGNDSEAAASVFNSIINDYPGDCWAQLAKTHLTISAKQ, encoded by the coding sequence ATGTCTTGGAGGAAAGCCCTGCTGGCGATTGCCTGCACACCCCTCTGCGCGGTCTATTGCAATGCCGATCCAATAGACGCTCAACTGGATTCCGTTCGAAACGTCTTGGCCAAGGGGGACTCCGCTGCCGCATTGGTGGCGCTCGACCAAGTCGTCAACCCAACGCCCGCACAATTGCTGCGAGCACGCTATTACCATGCGTATGTTCGCTACCAACAGAAGGACCGAGCGGCAGCTGAAGCCGAGTTGATGGCGCTGTTGCCCCGTGCTGATGGCCCCCTCAGCGACCGAGCGGCGTTCGTAGCACTTGGCGGCGCATATGGCGAGAAGGCTAGTGCGTTACTGGGTGCGGTCTACAACGAATCTGGGCGGTTCGATTTGCTGATTCCTCTTTACAGAACGATGCAAATGGACTATCCGACCAACGCTGAGTGGCCATATGTGGAGGCGGATGCGCTCTTTGCGACCGGTCGGTATAGCGAGGCAGCAGCGCGATACCGGAAATGCGTGAACGAACGTCCGGATTATGCGCGCGCCAAAGACGCACGGTTTCGCGTGATTGAGTCCCTTCGTTCCGCCCAGCGGTATCAGGAAGCATACGACGCGATTTCGGATATTCCTCTGACCGACATCGATTCTGAGATTCGCGCGGCCGCGCTCAAAGCTGAACTCCTGGCAAAGTACCTGCACAAGGACTATGACCTAGCCCTTGAAATCTGTACGTCCATGGTCGCGAAATACCCCGATGACCCAAGCATCTTTCATTGCCGTTGCCAGCTAGCGTGCCTCTATCTTACCGATCTACCGCCGGGGCGACGGGATTACGCCAAGGCCCGTGGAATGCTTGAACAGATCATTCGGGACTATCCGAAGGATGCCATGGTTTTCGAAATGAAGCTCGGAATAGCCAACGCCTATTTCTACGAGGGAAACATGGCAAAGGCTATTGCCGAATACCGTGCGCTGCTTGCGGCCTATCCGGACAACTACCCCAAGGATAACTGGCATGCCTTCACGCGGTTCATGATGGCATGCGCTTACCGTGCAGGCAACGATTCTGAGGCAGCAGCATCAGTGTTCAATTCGATCATCAACGATTACCCTGGGGATTGCTGGGCACAACTCGCCAAGACCCACCTAACGATTAGCGCAAAGCAGTAG